Sequence from the Piscinibacter sp. HJYY11 genome:
AGCTTGTGCTCGAGCGCGAGTTTCACCACGCCGTCGATGCGCGCGAAGAACTCGGGGTCGATGGTGTACGGGGCCTTGTCGGCCGCCTGCGCATCCCAGCGGATGGGCAGGCGGATGGCGGTGAAGCCGGCCTTCGCGGTGAGCGCGATGAACTCGTCACGCAGTGCCGGGCCGGCCATGCCTTCGCGGGCGTGGTCGAGCATGTTGCCGAAGTTGATGCTCTTGGCGAGCAGGCGGTTGCAGCTCTCGGCCCGGGCCTGGGGCGGCTGCTGGAAGTCGCAGGCCGCGGCAGGCAAAGCCAGGCAGGCCAGGCTGGCCAACAATGATCGGAAGGGGTGGCAAGGCATGGTTGTCTCCGTGTTTCTTGGGATGGGGAAGGGCTGCGGGCGACGGGCACGCGCAGCTTGAAAACGTTATCATCCCGCGCGCCGTACCACCCTTGTACCCACCTTTCACCGACCTCCACCCTCTTGCGCCCCGACGCCGTGACCGATTCCGACGACCGCCAGAGCCCGGCCTCACCCCAGAGCGTCAGCGCGACCCCTGAAGCCGTCACGGTGCTCGACGTGGCCCGTGAAGCCGGCGTCTCGGCGAGCACGGTCTCGCGCATCCTCAACGGCACGGCACGCGTGGCCTCCGACAAGCGCACCGCGGTCGAGAACGCCATCCGCAAGCTCGACTTCAAACCCAACCTCTTTGCGCGCAGCCTGAAGACGGGCACCACGATGACGGTGGGCGTGCTCACGCAAGACATCGAGAGCCCGTTCTTCAACCGCGCCATGCGCGGCATCGAAGAGGGCCTGTCGGGCAGCGGCTACGCGCCCATCATCGTGAGCGGCCACTGGAATGCGAAGGAGGAGGCCGAGCGCATCCGCCTGCTGCTGGCGCGCCGCATCGACGGCCTGGTGATCCTGACCGGCCACCTCGACGACAGCCAGATCGTCGACTTCGCGCGGCACCAGCCCATCGTCGTGACCGGCCGCCAGCTCAACGCGCCGAACGTGCGCAGCCGCCTGCTCGACCAGGAGCACGGTGGCTACATCGCGACGCGCCACCTGATCAGCCTCGGCCACAAGCGCATCGCGCACATCGCCGGCCCGCGCGACCATTTCGACGCCACCGAGCGCCTGGCCGGCTACCGCCGGGCGCACGCCGAAGCGGGGCTCGAGGTCGCGCCCGAGCTGATCGTGCAGGGCGACTTCCTGGAAAGCGGCGGCCTGCTGTCGATGAACCGGCTGCTCGACAGCGGCCACCCGTTCACCGCCGTCTTCGCCGCCAATGACCAGACGGCCTTCGGCGCGCGCGTGGCGATGTACCGCCGGGGCATCCGCGTGCCCGACGACCTGTCACTGGTGGGGGTGGACGACCTGCCCGCCGCGGCCTACCTCACGCCGCCGATCACGACGGTGCGCCAGCCGATCTACGAGATGGGGCTCTTCGCTGCGCACGCGCTGCTCAACATGCTGGGCAATCGCGTGCCGGAGATCGACCTGCCGGCGCTGGAGCTGATCGTCCGAGAGACGACCCGCCGCCTCTGAACTTCAGCCGCGAGCCGCGGCGTCTTCGATCGCCTGCTGCACCTTGCGAGCACCGCGCAAGACCAGGGTCTGGTCCAGCATCGCCTGCGGTGCCACCGCCTGCGCCACTTCGTCGAGCGAATCCGGGTCGGTCATCAGCGCATTGGCCAGTGCCGACAGCGCACAGATGGCGCGACGCGGGGCCTGCGCCGGCAGTTGCCGCAGCGCGTTGACGCGCACGTGGTGGCGCACGCTGGCCACCGCCGCAGGGCCCAGGCCCCAGCTTTCGCACAGCGAGGCGCCCAGCGCATCGTGGCTCACGCCGAAGGCTTCGTATTCGCGCTCGACCAGTTCCATGTCATTGGTCGACGAGGCCAGCATCGGCTGGTAGGCCTCGGGCGCGTGCTTGAAGAGCACGGCCTTGCCGCATTCCTCGAACAGGCCGGCCGAGTGCGCGCCCCAGGGATCGACGCTCAGCGCCTGGCCGATGCGGCCCATCAAGAGGCCACGCACGCTGGCGCGTTGCCACACCGGCTCGAGCTCGGGCACCGCCGGGAACACCGCGCGCAGGCCGAATTCGAAGGTCACCGCCGCCACTTCGCGCGTGCCCAGGTACATCACCGCCTGCTGCACGCTCTGCACCCGGCCCTTCAGGCCGTAGAGCGACGAGTTGACCGCCTTCATCACCGCCGCGGCCAGCGCCATGTCGGACTCGACCAGCCGGCCGAGCGTGGGCAGGTCGACGTCGTCGTCGGCCAGCAGCAGCGAGAGCTTGACCAGCACCTCCGGCTGGGCCGGCACGTCGATGTTGAGTGAGCGCAGTTTGGGGTCCACGGGCATGGGGCCTCCATCAAAGTCAGGACTTCACGACCCATGCTACGCAGGCGGGGCGGGGTCGATCAACCGAACAGACCACCCAAAACATGGCTTCAATCGCTTTGACGAACGGCCGTGCCATTTGGTGCCTGCCTTCATATACTCCGGGCCATCCCCGCAAAGAGGGTCGCCACATGACCATCAAGCTCGCCAAAAGCGAACAAACGCTCCAAGCCATCATCAAGACCGCCCTGCAGATTGCCGTGGTGGAGGGCCTGCAGGCCGTTACGCTGGGCGAGGTCGCCAAGCGCATGGACATCAGCAAGAGCGGGGTGTTCGCCCGTGTCGGCTCTGTCGAGGCGCTGCAGAGCATGGTGATCAAGGAGTACAGCCGCATCTTCGTGGCCAATGTGTTCACCCCGGCACTGAGTGCACCGCGCGGCCTGCCGCGCCTGAACGCGATCATGCGGCTGTGGATCGGCCGCGGCACCGGCGAGAACGCCTTCGCCGGCGGCCTGCACGCCACCGCCGCCTTCGACCTCGACCACGTGGAAAGCCAGTTGCGCGACGAGCTGCTCGAAGCCGTGCTCGCCTGGCGCGTGCTGCTCAAGGGCGCCATCGTGCGCTGCATCGAAGAAGGTCACCTGCGGCCCGAGACCGACCCGGCCCAGCTCACCTTCGAGATCAACAGCCTGATGGTGGGCTTCCTGCACGAGTCGCGCTTCGTGCGCGACCCGGCCGCGCACGAGCGCGCCACCTCGGCCTACCAGCGGCTGATCTCCACCTACCGCAGCTTCTCCTACGCGGACTGACGAGGCCTGCGCGCGCACGCAGGGCGCTAGAGCTTCAGCGCGTCCCAGCCGGTCTTGGCGATCAGGGCCGAGACGACCAGGATGAACACGCCCCGCACGAAGCCCGCGCCGTGCTTCAGCGCGAGGCGCGTGCCGAGCAGGCTGCCGATCACGTTGGCCACCGCCATCGCGGCGGCGATGTGCCACCACACGTGCCCTTTGAAGGCAAACAGCACGAGCGCCGCCGCGTTCGTCGCGGTGTTGAGCAGCTTCGCGCTGGCGCTCGCGTTGAGGAAGTCGTAGCCCAGCAGGCGCACGAAGGCGAAGACGAAGAAGCTGCCGGTGCCCGGGCCGAAGAAGCCGTCGTAGAAGCCGACGAGCGCGCCCAAGGCGCCGGCCACGGCCGCCTCGGCGCGGCCGCTGAAGCGCGGCGCATGGTGGCGGCCGAGGTCCTTGCGGGCCAGGGTGTACAGCAGCACGGCGAGCAACACGAATGGCAGGGCCTTGCGCAGGCCGTTTGCGCTGACGAGCGTGACCGTCCACGCGCCGACGAAACTGCCCGCCAGCGCGGCGGCGGCCGCCGGCAGCAGCGCGGCCCAGCGCAGCTCGACCTTGCGCGAGAACTGCCAGGTCGCCCACGCCGTGCCCCAGACCGACGCGCCCTTGTTGGTGCCGAAGAGGGTGGCCGGTGCGGCCGTGGGAAAGACGCTGAAGAGGGCAGGCACCAGGATCAGGCCGCCGCCGCCGACGATGGCATCGACGAAGCCCGCGAACAGCGAGGCCAGGGTGACGGTGAGGAGTTCCAGAGAGCGCTTTCGAGGGGCCGGAAATAACAAAGGCGCCAGGGGTGACCCTGGCGCCTTTGGATTTTGTCATCGGCCGTGTCGCCTTCTGGGCGCCAGCTTTTGTGCGCCTGCAGGCACTTGCCTTCGACGCGTTGAATGTCTCCTCAGACCCCCGCCAGTGCCCGGCAGATCAGGCCTGCCGGCCGCGAGTGGGCGGACTTTAGGCCGGTGCCCCGACGCACACACTAGGGGTTTTCCTGCGCCATCCTGGGGCGCCAGCAGGGTCATCGTGCAGCGCTTGGCAGCTCCCGTGGCAGATACAAGTGCACGCGCGTGCCTTCTTGCGGTGCACTCGTGACCTCGACCCGGCCGCCGTGCAACTCGGCGATGCGCTTGACGATGGCCAGGCCCAGCCCTTTGCCCCCCTCGCCCGTGGCCGGCGCGACGGTCTGCCGCGACTGGTAGAAGCGGTCGAAGAGGTGGGGCAGGTCGGCGGCGGGGATGCCGGGGCCGGTGTCGGCCACGGTCACCGCGACCTCGCTGCCTTCCACGTCGGCACACAGCGTGATGCGGCAGCCCGGGCCGCAGAACTTGAGCGCGTTGTCGACCAGGTTGGCCAGCGCGCGCTCGAAGAGTTCGATGTCGACAGAGGCCGCCACCGGCTGGTCGCGGTGGTGCACAGCCTCGACCGTTACCCCGCGCTGCGTGGCACGCTCGGCGAAGCGCGCAGCCACGTCGTCGATCAGCTCGGTGAGGTCGACCGTCTCGGCGCGCAGCTGGAAGCTCGGCTCGTCGAGCGTGGCCAGGTCGCCGAGCGCCTGCACCATGCGGGCGGCGTTGCGTGTGTTGCGCAAGGCCATCTCGGCCATGCGCAAGTCCTCGTCGCGCGAGGGGTCGCCGGCCCAGCGGGCCTGCAGCGTCTCGATGCAAGCGGTGGTGGCGGTGAGCGGGGAGCGCAGGTCGTGCGAGAGGTTGCTCACCGCCTCGCGGCGGAAGTGGTCGAGCCGTCGCAGCGCATCCCACTGTTGCCGCAAGGTGGTGAGCATGGCGCCGAAGGCGAGCGTGAGCTGGCCGAATTCATCGCGCGTGGCGGGAGGCAGGAGCGGCTGCGCTTCGGCGGCGCCTTCCTGCAGGCCGTCCTTGTCGAGGCCGCGCATGGACAACGCGGCGACGGCGCTCGTGAGCCGCTCGAGCGGCCGCGTCACCGAGGCGATGACCAGCGCGGCGAGCAGGGTGGTCAGCGTCATGATGGCCACGATCAGCCCCATCGCCGGACGCGCGAACGCACTGCGCAGCGCCTGCCAGCGGCTGGCCGGCAGGCCTTCCTTGTGGCACACGAGGTAGAGGTAGCCGGCGAGGGGCTGGTCGCCGCGGATCGCGCGCCGGCCCAGGGCGCGCGCGGCGATCACGGCATCGGCGTCCATGCGCTCGGGATCGTCGCCCATCACGTAGGGGCTGGGCATGGCCGACGCGGCCTGGCGCACCGGGCCCATCGCCACACGGAAGTCGGGCGGCAACACCACCGAGCCGGTGCTGGCGAGCACGCGGCCTTCGGTGTCGAGCAGGTAGAGCTGCGTGTCGGGCTCGAACAGCACCAGGTTCTTCAAGAACACCTGGAAGTCCTCGGGGTGGCGCTCGTGCAGCTCGAAGAGGTTGTCGTAGGTCGCAACCACGCGGCTCAGGAAGGCCGACGAGCGCTGGAAGGCCGTCTCATGCTCGAAGCGCTGGAAAGCAACCACCACCGTGGCCAGCACGGCCAGCGCCGT
This genomic interval carries:
- a CDS encoding HAMP domain-containing sensor histidine kinase; amino-acid sequence: MSVRLKIALTIFATGLVTALAVLATVVVAFQRFEHETAFQRSSAFLSRVVATYDNLFELHERHPEDFQVFLKNLVLFEPDTQLYLLDTEGRVLASTGSVVLPPDFRVAMGPVRQAASAMPSPYVMGDDPERMDADAVIAARALGRRAIRGDQPLAGYLYLVCHKEGLPASRWQALRSAFARPAMGLIVAIMTLTTLLAALVIASVTRPLERLTSAVAALSMRGLDKDGLQEGAAEAQPLLPPATRDEFGQLTLAFGAMLTTLRQQWDALRRLDHFRREAVSNLSHDLRSPLTATTACIETLQARWAGDPSRDEDLRMAEMALRNTRNAARMVQALGDLATLDEPSFQLRAETVDLTELIDDVAARFAERATQRGVTVEAVHHRDQPVAASVDIELFERALANLVDNALKFCGPGCRITLCADVEGSEVAVTVADTGPGIPAADLPHLFDRFYQSRQTVAPATGEGGKGLGLAIVKRIAELHGGRVEVTSAPQEGTRVHLYLPRELPSAAR
- a CDS encoding substrate-binding domain-containing protein encodes the protein MTDSDDRQSPASPQSVSATPEAVTVLDVAREAGVSASTVSRILNGTARVASDKRTAVENAIRKLDFKPNLFARSLKTGTTMTVGVLTQDIESPFFNRAMRGIEEGLSGSGYAPIIVSGHWNAKEEAERIRLLLARRIDGLVILTGHLDDSQIVDFARHQPIVVTGRQLNAPNVRSRLLDQEHGGYIATRHLISLGHKRIAHIAGPRDHFDATERLAGYRRAHAEAGLEVAPELIVQGDFLESGGLLSMNRLLDSGHPFTAVFAANDQTAFGARVAMYRRGIRVPDDLSLVGVDDLPAAAYLTPPITTVRQPIYEMGLFAAHALLNMLGNRVPEIDLPALELIVRETTRRL
- a CDS encoding HDOD domain-containing protein — its product is MPVDPKLRSLNIDVPAQPEVLVKLSLLLADDDVDLPTLGRLVESDMALAAAVMKAVNSSLYGLKGRVQSVQQAVMYLGTREVAAVTFEFGLRAVFPAVPELEPVWQRASVRGLLMGRIGQALSVDPWGAHSAGLFEECGKAVLFKHAPEAYQPMLASSTNDMELVEREYEAFGVSHDALGASLCESWGLGPAAVASVRHHVRVNALRQLPAQAPRRAICALSALANALMTDPDSLDEVAQAVAPQAMLDQTLVLRGARKVQQAIEDAAARG
- a CDS encoding TSUP family transporter, whose protein sequence is MELLTVTLASLFAGFVDAIVGGGGLILVPALFSVFPTAAPATLFGTNKGASVWGTAWATWQFSRKVELRWAALLPAAAAALAGSFVGAWTVTLVSANGLRKALPFVLLAVLLYTLARKDLGRHHAPRFSGRAEAAVAGALGALVGFYDGFFGPGTGSFFVFAFVRLLGYDFLNASASAKLLNTATNAAALVLFAFKGHVWWHIAAAMAVANVIGSLLGTRLALKHGAGFVRGVFILVVSALIAKTGWDALKL
- a CDS encoding TetR/AcrR family transcriptional regulator, whose protein sequence is MTIKLAKSEQTLQAIIKTALQIAVVEGLQAVTLGEVAKRMDISKSGVFARVGSVEALQSMVIKEYSRIFVANVFTPALSAPRGLPRLNAIMRLWIGRGTGENAFAGGLHATAAFDLDHVESQLRDELLEAVLAWRVLLKGAIVRCIEEGHLRPETDPAQLTFEINSLMVGFLHESRFVRDPAAHERATSAYQRLISTYRSFSYAD